Below is a genomic region from Kribbella qitaiheensis.
GCCGTATCGACAACTACACCCTCGAATGGACCACCAAACACGGCTACAAATTCCACCTCGATCACACCGGAACCCACCCCATCCCCAAAGACAGAGACCACGACGGCCGAAACCGCCTCAGAACCCGGACGCCTGCTGGCGCGATCCGATGCCCTGGGAGAACTCCGCTCCCGCGGCCGAGTCGTCCAGCGCCTCACTGACCACGGCTGCGTAGTGCTGGGAGTAGATGTCCGTTTGGCGAACATGGCTGTCCGGTGTGGTCCTGCCGTTCGGCGGCTGTGGTTCCTAGGCTCGAAGTACCCGAACAGGAGGATTTCGAGATGACGATCACGCAGGGTTCGACGGACCTGCCGGCGCTGGCGTCGCAGTACGCCGAGCAGGGGTTTGTGCTGGTGAAAGGCCTGCTCAGCAAGGAGGAGGCGGCGTCCTACCGGGAGACGAGCCATGCGTTGCTGGGCCGGCTGAACCGGCACGACGACCCGACCTGGCAGTCCGCGACGGGGATGGCCGGCGGGAAGACCCGGCTGCGGCACCTGCACGACGCGCAGTTCTACGACGCGGCGTTCTCGCGGTTGCTGGTGGATCCGCGGTTCACCGATGTGGCCGCTGCGGTGATGGGTGTGGAGGATGTGCAACTGCACCACACCAAGCTGTTCGTGAAGCCGCCGGAGAACGGGTCGCCGTTCCCGCTGCACCAGGACTATCCGTTCTTCCCGCACAAGTACCACCGGGTCGGAGCGGCGATCTTCCACTTCGACGACGCGCCGGAGGAGAAGGGCTGCGTCCGGGTGATCCCGGGCAGCCACAAGGCCGGGCCGCGCGAGCACGACCCGGAGGGCTCGTACCACCTGCCCGACGTGCCGTTCGACGACGCCACGCCGCAGCCCGCTGAGGCCGGCGACGTGCTGTTCTTCACCTACCTGACCGTGCACGGCTCGGGAGTGAACGTCAGCAACGAGCCGCGGACGACCTGGCTGGTGCAGTACCGCGACCCGTCCGACCCGCCCACGGTGAAGACCCACGACCACTCGCTCGGGCAGGGCATGATTCTGAGGGGAGTGGACCCGACCGGCAGGAGTGGCGTTTGAGTCTGACGGCTGTCGCTGCGGCGGACCGGTTCGTGGACCTCGCGGGGCTACTGGAGTCCTGCGAGGTCGGCGGCTTCCGTGCGGACTTCGTGAGCTGGGGGCACTACCGCCCGGAGTACTGGCGGAACTACTGGCACAGCCACTCCTTCCACGAGGTCTGCCTGGCGTACTCCGGCGAGGGCCGCTTCAACTCCGGTACGACCGAGTACCAGATCGGTCCGGGCGACGTGTTCCTGGCTAGGCCGGGGGACGTCCACGAGATCGAGTCGAGCCGGTCGGCGCCGCTGGGAATCGCGTTCTGGGGCTTCACCTTCCGTTCGGTGTCCGGTGCCTCCGGTGCGGGCTGGTGGTCGGGGCTGACCCGGCCGGACGGTCCAGTGGTCTCCACTGCTCTTGGTGGGTTGCCTGCAGTCATCGCTGCGCTGGCGGCGGAGGCTGCGGCACCACGGTCGGGGTACGAGTCGTCCCTGGACGCTTTCGGCGCTGCACTCGTGCTGGACACGGCTAGAGCGTTCGCACTCGAGGACGACCTGTCGGTGGAGCCCATAGTGCGCGACCGCGGCCCGGTGGTGGTCGAGGCGATGCAGCGGCACCTGCTGGACAACCTGGCCCGACCCGTAACGGTGCGAGAGGTCGCCGCTGCCGTGCACCTGTCCGAGCGGCACGCGGAGCGGCTCTTTCGTTCGGTCACCGGGGCTTCGCTGATGTCTACGCTCTGGCGGATGCGCCTGGAGCTCGCGGCCCAGCTCCTGTTGGACCACACGCTCACTGTGACTCAGGTGGCGCGCGCCTGCGGGTACTCCGACGTACGGCCGTTCTCTACTGCCTTCCGCCGGCACTACGGCAAGACCCCGAGCGCCCACCGTCGCACCGGCGGAACAGAGTTCCTGGTTCGCCGGAGTTAACCCGGTCACATCGGGGTGGGGACATGCGGTAATCTGGGGGTATGCGAGCAACCCTGCTTCTTAGTTAGCCGTACTGGCATCCAGGCGCCTTCTGCGCCGGTCAGTGTGGCGACCCCTCCTGTGTGAGGGGCTTTTTCATTTAGAGGCATCTTTCTGGCAGGGTTCCCATGACATCTCAAGACGCAGGAGTACGACGGTGAGCGAGCAGGTGGAGCACGAGGCGGACGGCGCGATCGACCGCGGCGGCTACGACTTCAATGCCATGCAGGCCAAGTGGCGGCCGGTCTGGGAGAAGCTCGACCCGTTCAAGGCGCGCGACGACGGCTCGGCCGAGCGCCGCTACGCGCTGACGATGTTCTCTTACCCCTCCGGTGACCTGCACATGGGCCACGGCGAGGTGTTCGCGCTGCACGACGTGCTGTCCCGCTTCTGGTTCCAGCAGGGCTACGACGTGATGAACCCGATCGGCTGGGACTCCTTCGGGCTGCCCGCCGAGAACGCGGCGATCAAGCGCAACGAGCACCCGGCGACCTACACGTACGCCAACATCGAGACCCAGGCGGAGTCGATCCGGCGGTACGCGCTGAGCTTCGACTGGTCCCGCCGGCTGCACACGTCCGACCCGGAGTACTACCGGTGGACGCAGTTCCTGTTCCTGCGGTTCTTCGAGCGCGGGCTGGCCTACCGCAAGGCGTCGTACGTGAACTGGTGCCCGAACGACCAGACCGTGCTGGCCAACGAGCAGGTCGTCCAGGGTCGCTGTGAGCGCTGCGGGTTCGAGGTCACCAAGCGCGAGCTGACTCAGTGGTACTTCAAGATCACGGACTACGCGCAGCGGCTGCTGGACGACATGGAGCTGCTGAAGTGGCCCGAAGAGATCCTGCTGCAGCAGCGGAACTGGATCGGCCGCTCCGAGGGTGCCTTCGCCTCCTTCGAGGTCGAGGGTCGCGACGTGCCGATCAAGGTCTTCACGACCCGGCCGGACACGCTGTTCGGCGCCACCTTCCTGGTGGTCGCCCCGGACGCCAAGCTGGCCGATGAGCTGGTCACACCCGACCAGCGCACGGCCTTCGACGAGTACCTGAGGGCGGTCAAGGCCTCGACCGAGATCGAGCGGCTGAGCACCGACCGGGAGAAGACCGGCGTCTTCCTGGGCTCGTACGCGACGAACCCGGTGACCGGCGAGCGGATCCCGATCTGGGCGGCCGACTACGTGCTGGCCGACTACGGCACCGGCGCGATCATGGCCGTGCCGGGGCAGGACTCGCGGGACTGGGAGTTCGCGGAGAAGTTCGGCCTGCCGATCGTCCGGACCGTGCAGCCGGAGGAAGGCTTCGACGGCAAGGCCTACACGGGTGAAGGCCCCGCGATCAACAGCGCCAACGCCGAGATCAGCCTGGACGGTCTGGGTGTCACCGAGGCCAAGGCGAAGATCAGCGACTGGCTGCAGGACAAGGGCCTGGGCGAGCGGACGATCAACTTCCGGCTGCGCGACTGGCTGCTGAGCCGGCAGCGCTACTGGGGTGCGCCGATCCCGATCATCCACTGCCCGGTCGACGGCGAGGTGCCGGTGCCGGACGACCAGTTGCCGGTGGAGCTGCCCGACCTGCGCGGTGCGGCTCTCTCTCCCCGGGGTGTCTCGCCACTGGCGTCGGCCCGGGACT
It encodes:
- a CDS encoding helix-turn-helix domain-containing protein, producing the protein MSLTAVAAADRFVDLAGLLESCEVGGFRADFVSWGHYRPEYWRNYWHSHSFHEVCLAYSGEGRFNSGTTEYQIGPGDVFLARPGDVHEIESSRSAPLGIAFWGFTFRSVSGASGAGWWSGLTRPDGPVVSTALGGLPAVIAALAAEAAAPRSGYESSLDAFGAALVLDTARAFALEDDLSVEPIVRDRGPVVVEAMQRHLLDNLARPVTVREVAAAVHLSERHAERLFRSVTGASLMSTLWRMRLELAAQLLLDHTLTVTQVARACGYSDVRPFSTAFRRHYGKTPSAHRRTGGTEFLVRRS
- the leuS gene encoding leucine--tRNA ligase, yielding MSEQVEHEADGAIDRGGYDFNAMQAKWRPVWEKLDPFKARDDGSAERRYALTMFSYPSGDLHMGHGEVFALHDVLSRFWFQQGYDVMNPIGWDSFGLPAENAAIKRNEHPATYTYANIETQAESIRRYALSFDWSRRLHTSDPEYYRWTQFLFLRFFERGLAYRKASYVNWCPNDQTVLANEQVVQGRCERCGFEVTKRELTQWYFKITDYAQRLLDDMELLKWPEEILLQQRNWIGRSEGAFASFEVEGRDVPIKVFTTRPDTLFGATFLVVAPDAKLADELVTPDQRTAFDEYLRAVKASTEIERLSTDREKTGVFLGSYATNPVTGERIPIWAADYVLADYGTGAIMAVPGQDSRDWEFAEKFGLPIVRTVQPEEGFDGKAYTGEGPAINSANAEISLDGLGVTEAKAKISDWLQDKGLGERTINFRLRDWLLSRQRYWGAPIPIIHCPVDGEVPVPDDQLPVELPDLRGAALSPRGVSPLASARDWVEVACPKCGGPAERDTDTMDTFVDSSWYFLRYTSPEYTDGPFDRAAADRWMPTYQYVGGKEHAVLHLLYARFFTKALHDMGMLDAVEPFARLMNQGQVINEGKSMSKSLGNGVNLGDQLDEFGVDAIRLTMVFAGPPDDDIDWADLSPGGSLRFLQRAWRLSGSVESPVGADVSTGDVALRKLTHRTVADATELIESYRFNVMVARVMELVNATRKAIDSGPGAADPAVREAAETVAILLSLVAPYTAEDMWENLGHEPTVAKAGWPKVDPALLVQDSVTAVVQIAGKVKERLEVSPDITDAELEKLALASEAVQAALDGRGIRKVIARAPKLVNIVPA
- a CDS encoding phytanoyl-CoA dioxygenase family protein, whose translation is MTITQGSTDLPALASQYAEQGFVLVKGLLSKEEAASYRETSHALLGRLNRHDDPTWQSATGMAGGKTRLRHLHDAQFYDAAFSRLLVDPRFTDVAAAVMGVEDVQLHHTKLFVKPPENGSPFPLHQDYPFFPHKYHRVGAAIFHFDDAPEEKGCVRVIPGSHKAGPREHDPEGSYHLPDVPFDDATPQPAEAGDVLFFTYLTVHGSGVNVSNEPRTTWLVQYRDPSDPPTVKTHDHSLGQGMILRGVDPTGRSGV